In the Anastrepha obliqua isolate idAnaObli1 chromosome 1, idAnaObli1_1.0, whole genome shotgun sequence genome, one interval contains:
- the LOC129238442 gene encoding zinc finger protein 652-A: MLNEQYTECRVLPTINETFPRFGRSIASLLSPLDLSLRASNIIPITPPSTPSPPRKRQRLMSDENYLWRPHAMGTTQLTPLTTLPPATATATAAVSTTVTGSNYLPQLPLSYDCRHDELAPHHAASSGYKNNLHEIRNSAEEIPESQVTAMRPIPHETTMREPQQQPSLQQTPQQSQLPIICVDDETIVLTEDEEETLVSSHGYSEDMDDEEGDGEDDDNDDDEAVVGAFRRAAFRPTLYTDISDEESKKKYDAGRDDGDKAEDEDEEYVDILSNDDDDVNPLNSANFMQRLQSQALEEELEKSGKVLTRNKLTYANEELHHRAIDGLAKLFERDFLVPKTMKANNFGRHHQQRPHKTERKRMKLRKHQLAVDEETISPVSGTIIRKLRDDEELVVRKGDIDPAFNVVEITEEAKAILASIDNKIGAYLCQLCRTLYDDAFQLAQHRCPRIVHIEYKCSECEKVFNCPANLASHRRWHKPKSELMASSGQSKKRHLNEHASGQGMAHEKGNAADEGPEGIYPCAQCGKNFRRHAYLKKHQASHQMLENLKSLDIFKGSSSITNPGFPHPMPQPKNHFPFSNVPVTATAPRLPHTHTPHFSSNHPHTIKPYPQRFNTFPFPTFDQRHFYSLGEFYISQQLDRSSAFEYAQANHLRNLTAAAGAFAPRPQLVPPPPTLLAAK, from the exons ATGTTGAACGAACAATACACGGAATGTAGAGTTCTACCCACCATCAATGAAACTTTCCCTCGATTTGGTCGATCTATTGCATCGCTGCTCTCGCCACTTGACTTATCGTTGCGCGCCTCCAACATCATACCGATAACACCACCCTCAACACCCTCTCCGCCGCGCAAGCGTCAAAGATTAATGTCAGACGAGAATTACCTTTGGCGACCGCACGCCATGGGAACCACACAACTAACACCGTTAACAACGTTGCCACCAGCAACTGCCACAGCCACAGCAGCAGTGTCCACCACCGTCACTGGTAGCAATTACCTGCCTCAACTACCTTTAAGCTACGATTGTCGTCATGATGAATTAGCGCCGCATCACGCAGCGTCCAGCGGctataaaaacaatttgcacGAAATAAGAAATAGCGCTGAAGAAATTCCAGAAAGTCAAGTAACCGCAATGCGCCCCATTCCACATGAGACAACAATGCGagagccacaacaacaaccatccTTACAACAAACGCCACAACAAAGCCAATTGCCCATTATATGCGTGGACGACGAAACGATTGTGCTGACCGAAGACGAGGAGGAAACACTTGTCAGTTCACACGGCTACTCTGAGGACATGGATGACGAAGAAGGCGACGGCGAGGACGATGACAATGACGATGATGAAGCTGTGGTGGGGGCGTTTAGGAGGGCTGCTTTTAGACCAACATTGTACACGGATATTAGTGATGAGGAGagtaagaaaaaatatgatGCGGGAAGGGACGATGGCGACAAGGCGGAGGATGAGGACGAAGAGTATGTAGACATCTTGAGCAACGATGACGACGACGTAAATCCGCTCAATAGCGCCAATTTCATGCAACGTCTGCAGAGTCAAGCACTGGAGGAGGAGCTGGAAAAGTCCGGCAAAGTATTGACGCGCAACAAACTCACCTACGCGAATGAGGAGTTGCATCATCGAGCCATTGATGGTTTGGCAAAATTATTCGAAAGAGATTTTCTTGTACCAAAGA CAATGAAAGCTAACAATTTTGGTCGCCACCATCAACAACGCCCCCACAAAACGGAGCGAAAGCGTATGAAACTGCGCAAGCATCAACTCGCAGTCGACGAGGAGACCATTAGCCCAGTCTCGGGCACCATTATAAGGAAGTTGCGCGACGACGAAGAGTTGGTGGTGCGTAAAGGCGACATTGATCCGGCTTTCAATGTGGTTGAAATCACCGAAGAGGCTAAGGCGATTTTGGCCAGCATCGACAACAAAATCGGCGCTTACCTGTGCCAACTGTGTCGCACACTGTACGATGATGCATTCCAATTGGCACAGCACCGCTGCCCCCGCATTGTGCACATCGAGTACAAGTGCTCCGAGTGTGAAAAG GTATTCAATTGTCCCGCTAATTTGGCCTCACATCGTCGCTGGCACAAGCCCAAGTCCGAGCTAATGGCCAGCAGTGGACAAAGCAAAAAGCGACACTTGAACGAACACGCCAGTGGACAAGGCATGGCGCATGAGAAGGGCAACGCAGCCGATGAGGGACCAGAGGGTATTTACCCGTGTGCGCAGTGTGGCAAAAATTTTCGACG tcaCGCCTACTTGAAAAAGCATCAAGCATCCCATCAAATGTTGGAAAATCTCAAATCATTGGACATTTTCAAAGGTTCTTCCTCCATTACAAATCCCGGTTTTCCGCATCCAATGCCACAGCCAAAAAATCACTTCCCCTTCAGCAACGTGCCGGTAACAGCAACCGCACCCCGTTTaccacacacccacacacccCACTTCAGCTCCAATCACCCGCACACTATTAAGCCTTATCCGCAACGTTTCAATACCTTTCCCTTCCCAACCTTTGATCAACGTCACTTCTATTCACTGGGCGAATTTTATATTTCCCAACAATTGGATCGCTCTTCCGCTTTCGAGTATGCACAGGCAAATCATTTGCGTAACTTAACCGCTGCAGCGGGAGCTTTTGCGCCACGCCCCCAACTTGTACCACCACCACCCACCCTCTTGGCTGCAAAATGA
- the LOC129253523 gene encoding alkaline phosphatase 4: MDKTKPAPAPALIPSHMCLNTARIFSFATTILLTLMITILCIAILMRYEVDSEVSSIEDIPFWKDELPAEQKLWFDEAIEELKVALNKNWRKQVARNVIIFMTSGIDTETMAAARALLTNRTKLQAALSWERFPHLGRLKNSCSNTDLCDPFTVASAVFNGVRSNFRVGGLDASVPFRDCHASANVSHHVKSVLQQAQENGLRTGFVTTRRVTGAGMAALYAHTPNTAWECDAALPVAAAAAGCMDTAQQLLKSEAGQNANVIMGGGRQTLVSRVPNTAWDPVDETVCDSQDKRNIISDWQKLNLKLKRTFAVLQNNEELQEFNDTDVDHVMGIFANNYLRLTDDVQARMRHMPELSDMTAKALKVLKRNQRGYLLVVESGTESTASIAEQTRTLFQLNDVVQQAVAENSEDETLILVVFSNGYYVRNAVDSSGEVDGTANALNFANESEAAVEKRLWNMPTETVVYARGPRSHLLHGVHEETYMSYVLSYALQMGHFNRKPATEKKT; this comes from the exons ATGGACAAAACCAAACCAGCACCCGCACCCGCACTTATTCCTAGTCATATGTGCCTCAACACCGCGCGTATCTTCAGTTTTGCCACCACAATTCTACTCACCTTAATGATAACCATCCTGTGCATTGCGATTCTAATGCGTTACGAGGTTGATAGCGAGGTATCCAGTATAGAGGACATACCTTTTTGGAAGGACGAACTGCCGGCTGAGCAGAAACTGTGGTTCGATGAAGCCATTGAAGAATTGAAAGTGGCATTGAATAAGAATTGGCGCAAGCAAGTGGCACGTAACGTCATTATCTTCATGACCAGCGGCATTGACACGGAAACTATGGCGGCCGCGCGTGCTTTGCTAACGAATCGCACAAAACTACAGGCTGCATTGAGTTGGGAGCGATTTCCACATCTTGGCAGGCTGAAG AATAGTTGCAGTAATACGGATCTCTGTGATCCGTTCACTGTGGCTAGTGCCGTCTTTAACGGTGTGCGGTCCAACTTTCGCGTCGGTGGACTCGATGCCAGTGTACCCTTTCGCGATTGCCATGCCTCTGCGAATGTAAGTCATCATGTGAAAAGTGTGCTCCAGCAGGCGCAAGAAAACGGTTTGCGTACTGGGTTTGTGACCACACGACGTGTCACAGGCGCAGGAATGGCCGCACTCTATGCGCATACGCCCAACACTGCTTGGGAATGTGATGCCGCATTGCCGGTAGCCGCTGCAGCGGCCGGTTGCATGGATACAGCACAGCAACTGCTCAAGAGTGAAGCAGGCCAAAATGCGAATGTGATTATGGGCGGTGGCCGACAAACGCTCGTATCGCGTGTGCCCAACACTGCGTGGGATCCGGTTGATGAGACGGTTTGCGACTCGCAGGATAAGCGAAACATTATAAGCGATTGGCAAAAGCTGAATTTGAAATTGAAGCGTACATTTGCGGTACTACAAAATAATGAAGAACTGCAAGAGTTCAATGACACCGATGTGGATCACGTCATGGGAATTTTTGCGAACAACTATTTACGCTTGACGGATGATGTGCAAGCGCGTATGCGTCACATGCCAGAACTCTCAGATATGACGGCGAAAGCTTTGAAAGTTTTAAAGCGCAATCAGAGAGGATATCTGCTTGTCGTGGAGAGTGGCACCGAATCGACGGCTAGCATAGCCGAGCAAACGCGCACGCTTTTTCAATTGAACGATGTGGTGCAGCAGGCGGTGGCGGAGAATAG CGAAGACGAAACTTTGATTTTGGTGGTGTTCTCCAATGGCTATTACGTGCGCAATGCTGTCGATAGCAGCGGTGAAGTGGACGGCACAGCTAATGCGTTGAACTTTGCGAATGAGAGTGAAGCGGCCGTAGAGAAGCGCCTATGGAATATGCCTACGGAAACGGTGGTGTATGCGAGAG GCCCGCGTTCGCATCTTCTCCATGGTGTTCATGAGGAAACTTACATGTCCTACGTGTTATCTTATGCACTTCAAATGGGTCATTTCAATCGAAAGCCCGCCACagagaaaaaaacttga